A portion of the Candidatus Saccharimonadales bacterium genome contains these proteins:
- a CDS encoding DUF1801 domain-containing protein has product MSVIDELLEKVPEAERAELERIRRIVHQTVPEADEVMTYGMPGFKYRGKYLVSFAAMKDHLSLFPGAAPIEALKDQLKAYDLSKGTIRFTLANPIPEKLIKQILNVRLKAIEKA; this is encoded by the coding sequence ATGTCCGTTATCGATGAATTATTAGAAAAGGTGCCGGAGGCTGAGCGAGCGGAACTCGAGCGGATTCGCCGTATCGTTCACCAAACCGTACCCGAAGCCGACGAAGTCATGACCTACGGTATGCCCGGCTTTAAGTACCGCGGCAAATACTTGGTTAGCTTTGCGGCGATGAAAGATCATCTGAGCCTTTTCCCCGGCGCCGCTCCGATTGAAGCACTGAAAGATCAACTAAAAGCTTATGATTTATCCAAGGGCACGATTCGTTTCACTTTGGCAAACCCGATTCCAGAAAAGCTCATTAAGCAGATTTTGAATGTACGCTTAAAAGCTATCGAAAAAGCCTAA